In a genomic window of Prosthecochloris marina:
- the hisG gene encoding ATP phosphoribosyltransferase — translation MSVTEKILKLGLPKGSLQDSTLDLFAKAGFHFSVKSRSYFPSIDDDELEAILIRAQEMAHYVELGAFDVGLTGKDWIIETDADVVEVSDLVYSKASMRPVRWVLAVPESSSIQSVQDLEGKHIATEVVNIAKKYLEKHGVSAHVEFSWGATEVKPPELVDAIVEVTETGSSLRANKLRIVDVLLESNTKLIANKDSWNDPWKREKIENMAMLLQGAINAQGKVGLKMNAPRASLDSIIGIIPALRQPTIAHLADENWVALEVIVEEQVVRSVIPELKRAGAEGIFEYNISKLID, via the coding sequence ATGAGTGTAACTGAAAAGATTTTGAAACTGGGTTTGCCGAAAGGAAGTTTACAGGACTCGACGCTGGATTTGTTTGCAAAGGCAGGGTTTCATTTTTCCGTCAAGAGCCGTTCTTATTTTCCATCTATAGATGACGATGAGCTGGAAGCCATACTTATTCGTGCTCAAGAGATGGCACACTATGTCGAGCTTGGGGCATTTGATGTCGGGCTTACAGGAAAGGACTGGATCATCGAAACCGATGCCGACGTTGTCGAAGTTTCCGATCTGGTTTATTCCAAAGCTTCAATGCGGCCCGTTCGATGGGTTCTTGCTGTTCCTGAAAGCTCATCGATCCAGTCAGTACAGGACCTCGAAGGCAAGCATATCGCTACCGAGGTTGTCAATATTGCAAAAAAATATCTCGAAAAACATGGGGTCAGCGCCCATGTGGAATTCAGCTGGGGTGCAACAGAGGTAAAACCCCCCGAACTTGTAGATGCGATTGTCGAGGTTACTGAAACAGGTAGCTCACTCCGTGCCAACAAACTTCGGATCGTTGATGTTCTGCTTGAGTCGAATACAAAGCTCATTGCCAACAAGGATTCATGGAACGATCCATGGAAGCGTGAAAAAATAGAGAATATGGCCATGCTTCTGCAGGGTGCCATTAATGCGCAGGGAAAAGTCGGACTCAAAATGAATGCACCTAGGGCATCTCTGGATAGCATTATCGGTATCATTCCAGCCCTTCGCCAACCGACAATCGCTCATCTTGCTGACGAGAACTGGGTTGCACTTGAAGTTATTGTGGAGGAACAGGTTGTTCGATCCGTTATTCCCGAACTGAAAAGAGCGGGAGCCGAGGGTATTTTCGAGTATAATATAAGCAAGCTGATCGACTAA